ACTCCAGAACCACCCAGCACAAAACAGCCTTCCACTACAGTGAGCTGAACTTCAGAATCTTCTTTATTTTGGGGCCCAGTCCCAAAGCGGTCCCCCTCAGCTCGGTGACGCCATATTGTCCCAGTCCAAGAAAGAAAATCCCGCTCCCTCAGCGATTCGCTTGGTGCCATTGGCGGCAAGCCCCTCGCCTCCGCCCGGATGGGTCCGTTAcagcgggaggggaagggagcccaCTTCTTGCAAGCATTCGTCGTACGCCTCCTGGTAGTCCTCGTGGGGCTTGATCATGATCACGCACGTCGGGCGCTTGGAACCGGCCGCGGCTCCCAAATCCTGGACGAAAGAAGGCGGGGGTGGAAAAGGACGGTCAAGGAGAGCCTACCTCACCAAAAAAGCAGCCAGCTCTGGCTCTTGTTTCAGATTGTTGCCTTACTTCAACACTCCCTGCACCCCTTCCCGACccgaaagaataataataataataattttggtatttaagcgcttactatgtgcctgccaagcactgttccaagcccaatgtcacacagctaataagtggcggagccgggattagaacccccgacctctgactcccaagcctgggctctttccactgagccatgctgcttctctcagtggtgacagctctgctgcttgttagctgtgtgactttgggcaagtcacttaacttctctgtgcctcagttactgcatctgtaaaatggggattaagactgagccccacatgggacaacctgatcaccttgtatcctccccagcgcttagaacagtgctttgcacatagtaagcacttgaataccatcatcattattattattaaggcctgaATGAGACCTCAGTCTGCCTCCCTGCaacttataattatggtatttgttaagcgcttacagtgtgccaggcactgtactaagtgctgggttggataaaagcaaatcgggtaaggacacggtccctgtcccatgtagggttcacagtctcaatccccattttacaaacgaggtacctgaagaacagagaagtagagtgacttgtccaaggtcacacagcagaccagaggtgTGCgccggcagaggtgggattagaacccatgaccttctgactcccaggcctgctctatTCACCAGCAGGGCCTTTTGCCCCACCGGGAAGGGCCAAGGGTCATCCGTGGACGCCGAGATCACCGTGCCCACCCATTGTGGAAACACGAAATAGAAGCAGTCTTCCCCTCGGCCCAGCCCCCAGCCGCCTCCACCAATCTCCACCCGTAACTGTGGCTGTCAGACCTGTCCTCTATTTCTCATCAGTCAGCTTTCTCTCCACAAGAGTTGTGCTCCAACTCCGTGACTTTAAgcccaggggcaggggggcaaggtTGACAGCTACAGGCTCCCACCCAAGAAGAGCTTCGGGAAGGAGCGGTAAATCATCAGCGTTCCAGCTGCCCGCAAGCCTAGCAACTCCTCTGGTTCCCTCCCCTCAGCCATCTCCCAGTGATGGTTCCCTCCTTCAAATGTCACAGCAAACGCCAGGTCAGACTGCTGCTTGCCTGTGTCGCTCACATCCAGGAAGCTCAGGGCCCCGTCTTACCGTTTTGGAGGGGACGTAGGCATAGGGCAGGCTCCGATCCTCACACATGACAGGGAGGTGACAGTACACCTCGATGGGCAGAGTGTCGCCGGCCAGAACCATGATCCTGAAATGAAATCGACTGCTGTCGTTTCTACTTCACAATCccccaatggaatttattgagggcttactcgaTGTAGAGCTCTGGGCTTGGGAGGGATCAGTAGATTttaacagacccaatccctgcccttaattaGGAGGGATCAGTAGATTttaacagacccaatccctgcccttaaggagttacaatctaaggggggagacagatgctaaaatagacttcaggcagggggaagcaacagagtttaaagatacggATTTAAGTGCTATTGTAGGGTggtgtccaagtgcttagatgttGGGAAAGTCTGAGGAACTGGCAATATCAATCATTTACCTAATggtattgaacacgtactgtgtgccctgtactaagtgcttgggaaaggcagatggggcggggggggggggggtagagaatATGATGGAGATATGAGAGATGTCAAGGAAGGccttaatcagtgctatttatagaGAGtgtaagttggtagacacgttccctgcccttaagaagctttaagtctggaaggggagacggacaatataaATAAGTTGGGTGAGTACCAAGTGCTTTCAGGGAACGGGTTTGGtgacaatatgtgggttgaattgagGATAATCCCAAGGTTATGGATTTGTTGGAGGAGAGTGTTGTTacctagtgatgggaaagattcacacagtaagcgcgttaacacaattattattgtattaccgGTGAAATGCTTTGCAGGAAGGAATTAGGGGGAAAGTTGCTTTATAGGTTCCTATTCCCCTCCCTAACTTGAAAGGATTGTTGTCTGTGGCACATCAATTTAGGAAATCAAGCTTTCTGAAAGTTAAGAGAATTGCAGCTGAACCAAACTGGGCAAGGGAGATACGGATGGGGCggactggggggggtgggggggacccatGGCCCGAGTTGCCAGTTCTTACCCCTTTTCGCCTTTGTTGATGAATTTCTGAACTTCCTTGACCCCCCGCCGGATCTGCTTCTGCTTCACGGCTGAAACAAGGGAGAGTCGGTCTCGGGGGCCCAGATTCCCTCCCCAGCCTTGTTTAGGGGACCCGCTGGCGCTGCCCCCTGGGATTCCCACTGATTTCCATGCGTCTGGAAGTCTCACACCTCCTTGTCAGTGTCCGGCCACCCCAAGTCCCCTGGACTCTGGAATTCTTGGCGTGttgcccagcccacccccaaccaGGGTCTTCCTAACCTTGCatgccctcctgcctcctctctctgaaTCACCTCCtaccccatatcaatcaatcaatcgtactcattgcgctttttactttgtgcagagcccgggactaagtgcttgggaaagtacaggtgcaggagtagcatggcctacagggaaaataatgatggtatttgttaagcgcttactatgtgccaagtactgttccaagcgctggggtagatgcaacttatcattcattcaatcgtatttattgagcaattactgtgtgcagggcactgtactatgcgcttgggaagtacaagttggcaacatatagagacagtccctacccaacagtgggctcatagtctaaaagggggagacagagaacaaaaccaaacatacgaacaaaataagataaacagaatagttatgtacaagtaaaataaataaataaataaaaaataaataaataaatagagaagcagcgtggctcggtgcaaaagagcccgggctttggagtcagaggtcatgggttcaaaccccagctccgccacttgtcagctgtgtgactttgggcaagtcattttacttctctgtgcctcagtgacctcatctgtaaaatgggggcgaagactgggagccccacgtgggacaacctgatcaccttgtaatcaatca
This sequence is a window from Tachyglossus aculeatus isolate mTacAcu1 chromosome X2, mTacAcu1.pri, whole genome shotgun sequence. Protein-coding genes within it:
- the NHP2 gene encoding H/ACA ribonucleoprotein complex subunit 2 yields the protein MTKIKRDPEACAEEEAAPLPPDTPGGERTYQELLGNLNPIAQPLASRRLTRKLYKCIKKAVKQKQIRRGVKEVQKFINKGEKGIMVLAGDTLPIEVYCHLPVMCEDRSLPYAYVPSKTDLGAAAGSKRPTCVIMIKPHEDYQEAYDECLQEVGSLPLPL